From Zalophus californianus isolate mZalCal1 chromosome 16, mZalCal1.pri.v2, whole genome shotgun sequence, one genomic window encodes:
- the SNF8 gene encoding vacuolar-sorting protein SNF8, translating to MHRRGVGAGAIAKKKLAEAKYKERGTVLAEDQLAQMSKQLDMFKSNLEEFASKHKQEIRKNPEFRVQFQDMCATIGVDPLASGKGFWSEMLGVGDFYYELGVQIIEVCLALKHRNGGLITLEELHQQVLRGRGKFAQDVSQDDLIRAIKKLKALGTGFGIIPVGGTYLIQSVPAELNMDHTVVLQLAEKNGYVTVSDIKASLKWETERARQVLEHLLKEGLAWLDLQAPGEAHYWLPALFTDLYSQEITAEEAREALP from the exons ATGCATCGCCGCGGGGTGGGAGCCGGCGCCATCGCCAAGAAGAAGCTTGCCGAG GCCAAGTATAAGGAGCGAGGCACTGTCTTGGCTGAGGACCAGCTGGCCCAG ATGTCGAAGCAGTTGGACATGTTCAAGAGCAACCTGGAGGAATTTGccagcaagcacaagcaggagatcCGGAAGAATCCCGAGTTCCGGGTGCAGTTCCAGGACATGTGTGCCACCATTGGGGTGGACCCTCTGGCCT ctgGAAAAGGCTTTTGGTCTGAGATGCTAGGTGTGGGGGATTTCTATTATGAGCTGGGTGTCCAGATTATCGAAGTGTGCCTGGCCCTGAAGCACCGGAATGGAG gtcTGATAACTCTGGAGGAACTGCATCAACAGGTGTTAAGAGGAAGGGGCAAGTTCGCGCAGGACGTCAGCCA AGACGACCTGATCAGGGCCATCAAGAAACTGAAGGCGCTGGGCACGGGCTTCGGCATCATCCCTGTGGGCGGCACCTACCTCATTCAGTCTGTTCCGGCTGAGCTCAACATGGATCACACGGTGGTGCTGCAGCTGGCCGAG AAAAATGGCTACGTGACCGTCAGTGATATCAAAGCCAGCCTTAAATGGGAGACCGAGCGAGCGCGGCAAGTGCTG GAACACCTGCTGAAGGAAGGGCTGGCCTGGCTGGACCTGCAGGCCCCAGGGGAGGCCCACTACTGGCTGCCGGCTCTCTTCACTGACCTCTACTCCCAGGAGATTACAGCCGAGGAGGCCAGAGAAGCCCTCCCCTGA